CGCCCGGCCGCCTCATCCCACCCGATGTATTCCAGCATCATTGCCCCGGAAAGTGTCAGGGCGGAAGGGTTTACCTTGTTCTGTCCGGCGTATTTGGGCGCGGAGCCGTGTGCGGACTCAAAGACGCCCATGGTGTCTGAGATGTTTGCCGAGGGTGCGATACCTATCCCGCCCACCTGGGCGTTGACCGCATCGGATAAGTAATCCCCGTTAAGGTTTGGCATGGCCAGCACGTCACATTCCTCCGGCCTCATGAGGACAAATCTGAACATTTCGTCTGCAATCTTGTCGTTGACGAGGATTTTCCCCTCCGGTTGTTTACCGCCATACTCATCGGCCAGCTGTTTTGCCGTAATGGCGCAGTGGCCGTACTCCTCTCTGGCCAGTTCGTAGGCCCAGTTGCGGAACGCGCCCTCTGTATACTTCATGATGTTGCCCTTATGCACAATGGTCACGGTCTTTCGCTTATGCGCGAGGGCGTACTCCATGGCCTTCCTCATCAACCTCTTTGTGCGCCTAATTGAGATTGGCTTTATGCCTATCCCCGAATCTTCGGGAATCTTTATGTTCAGTTCATTACCTATTACTTCTATTATGCGAAGCGCCTCCTTACTACCCTGGGGCCACTCTATCCCCGCGTAGACGTCCTCCGTGTTCTCCCTGAATATGACCATGTCGACCTTCTCAGGGTGCTTTACGGGGCTGGGCATTCCGGGTATGTAACGGACCGGCCTGACGCAGGCGTAGAGGTCGAGCGTCTGCCGGGTGGTGACGTTGAGGGACCTGAACCCTTTTCCTACCGGCGTGCTGAGAGGACCCTTCATCGCCACATGGAAATGGCGTATCGCCTCAAACGTGTCTTCCGGAATCAACTCATTGAATTTCTCAAGCGCCTTGGCACCCGCGAAGACCTCAAACCAGACAATGTTTCTCTTGCCACCGTAAGCGGCCTTTACTGCGGCGTCCAACACACGCCTGGCGGTGGACATAATGTCGGGCCCGATCCCGTCGCCCTCGATAAAGGGTATAACCGGGCTGTCGGGCACCTTCAGCTTCCCGTCTACAAGGGTTATCGCATCTCCCGTGTCCGGGGGCGAGTAGTTCTTCAACGTTACCATTTCCGCCTGTCCTTTCATCGCGCTTCGATGTTAGTAGCTCCAGCAATTAGAGGTCGACTTTAACACCGGAGTGCCGCCGATGCTACACTTATTTATGCCTTTTCCACCTGCACGAGGTTGGTGTTGAAGGCGGAACCGCCGCCCATGTCTGCAATGTAGTCGGGTGTGGTGTGATTTGTGTTGGCGCCGCCGGGGCATCTTGTGCTCCACCACTGACCCAGGCTGACGGCTACGCCGGGCCTTACCTTTTCTTCTACTCGGGCCCATAGAAGACACGTCCCCCGGTCATTAAACACCCTCACCTTGTCCCCGGTGCTAATGCCCCTTGTGGTTGCGTCTTCCGGGTGCAGTGTCACGGTGGGCCCCTTTTCAACCTGTTGTGTATAAGGGCTGTCTGAGAGGTTTGAGTTTAGCAATGAATTAGCTGATGGAGTAATAAAGTGCAGGGGATAGCGCTCGTTAAGTTCGGGCGTGGTCTCCGGTCCCTCACGGAGAGGTACGTAAGCGGGCAGCGGGTCGTAACCGTCCGCCTTCATCCTATCGGAATAAAATTCTATCTTGCCGGACGGGTTATGAAACGTCCCGTCAATATACGGCACGTAAGGTTGCCCCGGTGCCGTGCCCGGCATGTTAACGGGTACGTATCCGTCCTCAGACTTGAGACGGTCAGTCGTAATGCCCTGAAGGGCGGGGTGGTCGAGGCTCAAGACCTCTTCTATAACGTCCCAACCCGACTGGCTGAAACATCTTTCCGTAAAGCCGAGTGCCCCGGCCAGCACGTTGAACGTATCCAGATTAGACCGGCATTCTCCGGGGGGGTCTATTGCCTGCCGGCTGAGTTTGAGGTTCAGGTGGAAGAAAGAGGCGTGCAGGTCAACCTGCTCAAATTGCGTGGTGGCGGGGAGTAATATATCGGCGTGGCGCGCCGTGTCGGTCAGGATTTGCTCGTGCACGACGACAAACAAATCCTTCCTGTTCATGGCTTCAACAAGTTTGTTCTGGTTGAAGAGGACCGCCCGGGGATTGGCGTTAAACACGTATAAGGCGCGTATGGCCGGTTTGTCGTCCAGCAGCATGTCACCCAGGCGGTTCATATTGAAACAGGACGGCGGGCCGGAACCGGGCCTCAGCTCGTTGCCTTCCAGTTCGTCCCAGCTTACCGGGAATACGGTGCTTGTTGGAAAAAACATTCCGCCGCCGGGACGGCCCCACGCACCCACCAGCGCCGGCAGGCAGGAAATGGTGCGCACCGTCATCCCACCGTTCGTATAGTGTTGCATGCCCGAACCTGTGTAGATAAAAGACGGCGTTTCCCGGGCGTACAGCCTCGCAAGCGCAATTATCTCCTCTGCCCCGACGCCAGTGAGTTTTTCCACCTTTTCAGGCGGATAGTCCTCCACCCTCTGGCACAACATACCGAAGCCAAAGGTGTTTTTGTCCACAAAGTCCTTGTCATAGATTTCTTCCCTGATAATTACGTGCATCATACCGAGGGCAAGGGCCGCGTCACTCCCCGGACGGGGTTGGATGAACATGTCGGCCACTTCGGCCCCCCTTACCCGGAAGGGGTTTATTACCACGTATTTAGCCCCTTGTCTCCGGGCCTTACTGAGCAGGGGCAGCTGGTGGACATTGGTGGCAAAAGTGTTTGTGCCCCAGGATATGACGAGTCTTGAGTGTGGCAGCCCCCTGGGGTCGGCGCCCTCTGAAGAGCCCATGGTGTACAGGTAGCCTATGCGGCCGGCCTTGGTGCAGATAGTACGGTCCAGCTGCAGGGTCCCAAGACGGTTGAAAAAGCGTTTACCCGCGAGCTTGCCCTGTACAATACCAAGTGTGCCGGAACCGTAAAAGGGCAGTATCGCCTCAGGGCCGTCTTCCGAGATTATCTTTTTAAAATTGGCGGCGATGGTGTCGGCCGCTTCATCCCAGCCTATCCGCTCAAATTGGCCGTTGCCTTTTGGCCCGGTCCTTTTCATTGGATGGAGGAGCCGCTCGGGGCTGTAGACCCTCGCAGGGTAGTTTTTTGTTATCTTCGGGCAGAGGAACCCTCTGGTGTCGGGGTGCTTCGGATTGCCCTCTATCTTTATAAGGCGGCCGTCTTTCACGTGGGCCAGGATGCCGCATGTGTCGGGGCAGTCCAGTGGACACACACATGCAATGACTTTTTCTCCCAAGGCGTTTTTCATGTTAATTCTTGTGTCACGGTGAGCAATGTCACGCTGCCTTTCTACCGGAGGGCTTGAAGACTATTAATTCCCAGATTAACACCAGGAGGTACACACTTGTACCGGCAGCCACTATCCAGAGGTACAATAACAGCTTGTTTAAGACCGTAAAGCCCAGTAGTGAGAGGAAAAAGTTGTCCTCATTTGCGACTATCCGCATCGTGGAGATTGGCTGGTTTTTTTCACGGTCTGCTTCAAGGAAATGGAGGTAAAAGTCGAGGTTGGAGCAGATAAGCACTACGCCAGCAGCCACGGCCCCAACGGCGAGAACGTTTGACATGTGGGCGTCTCTGTGTATTGCCAGTGCCGCAGAGAGGAGGATGCCGCCGAAGACAACGCTGTCGCATATTGAATCAAACCATCCACCATACCTTGAGGACATAAACTTTAACCTGGCGACCTCGCCGTCAGAGAGGTCTAAAACGATTGATGCGTAGAATACAGCGGCCCCGGCCACAGAGTACCAGTATCTGCCTTGCAAAAAGAACCAGCAGGCCACAACGCCCATAAAGAAGCCAAAGAGGGTGACCTGGTTAGGCGTTATGGGTAATCTTACCAGTACACTGCTGACCACTCTCGAGAGTTTTCGGCTGACATGGACGGAGAAGGGGCCATCTGTCGTGAGACCCAGACGGTCAAACAATTTTTCCCTGGATTCGCGCATGGTCTCTTGTGACGTAATCTCCATGCACAACTCGTTTGTGACGTCAACGGTCCTGACCTTTCCCGTGCCGAGCAGACCCTTTACAAGGTCATAGAGGTCTGTGTGGCCGTTTGCAACGCTGGTTGCGAGGGCTTTTATTGCGTCGTGCTTTGCCAGCATAAGTCCTGCCGTCTGAAATGAAGCGTCTGGGACGTTACAGTCAACTACAACATCACCATCCAGCTTCAGGGTGTGATGCCCCGGTCCGGTTGCTCCTGCAGTATTGCGTACGGCTACGCAGGCCGCGGCATCATCGAGTCGCGGCCGGTACATCTTTTCGACAATATTTGAGTCAAAGACGGACTCCGCCTTGATTATCATAATGGGTTCGGATGATGTGCCTTTAAGTCTGTCAGGGAGGTCGCCGTTTTCATGTCCATGCCAGTTTATGCGGGAACATATCCTGTCGTCTCCCGAGAAAAGTCTCTTGAGGTCTTCCTCCGAATTTTTCGGGGCGGTTACGATGAATTC
The Candidatus Bathyanammoxibius amoris DNA segment above includes these coding regions:
- a CDS encoding CDP-alcohol phosphatidyltransferase family protein, whose amino-acid sequence is MINVALVLVTDPQRSLEDHAGLPLLKRTVLAAQKGGVEEFIVTAPKNSEEDLKRLFSGDDRICSRINWHGHENGDLPDRLKGTSSEPIMIIKAESVFDSNIVEKMYRPRLDDAAACVAVRNTAGATGPGHHTLKLDGDVVVDCNVPDASFQTAGLMLAKHDAIKALATSVANGHTDLYDLVKGLLGTGKVRTVDVTNELCMEITSQETMRESREKLFDRLGLTTDGPFSVHVSRKLSRVVSSVLVRLPITPNQVTLFGFFMGVVACWFFLQGRYWYSVAGAAVFYASIVLDLSDGEVARLKFMSSRYGGWFDSICDSVVFGGILLSAALAIHRDAHMSNVLAVGAVAAGVVLICSNLDFYLHFLEADREKNQPISTMRIVANEDNFFLSLLGFTVLNKLLLYLWIVAAGTSVYLLVLIWELIVFKPSGRKAA
- a CDS encoding molybdopterin oxidoreductase family protein, with protein sequence MKNALGEKVIACVCPLDCPDTCGILAHVKDGRLIKIEGNPKHPDTRGFLCPKITKNYPARVYSPERLLHPMKRTGPKGNGQFERIGWDEAADTIAANFKKIISEDGPEAILPFYGSGTLGIVQGKLAGKRFFNRLGTLQLDRTICTKAGRIGYLYTMGSSEGADPRGLPHSRLVISWGTNTFATNVHQLPLLSKARRQGAKYVVINPFRVRGAEVADMFIQPRPGSDAALALGMMHVIIREEIYDKDFVDKNTFGFGMLCQRVEDYPPEKVEKLTGVGAEEIIALARLYARETPSFIYTGSGMQHYTNGGMTVRTISCLPALVGAWGRPGGGMFFPTSTVFPVSWDELEGNELRPGSGPPSCFNMNRLGDMLLDDKPAIRALYVFNANPRAVLFNQNKLVEAMNRKDLFVVVHEQILTDTARHADILLPATTQFEQVDLHASFFHLNLKLSRQAIDPPGECRSNLDTFNVLAGALGFTERCFSQSGWDVIEEVLSLDHPALQGITTDRLKSEDGYVPVNMPGTAPGQPYVPYIDGTFHNPSGKIEFYSDRMKADGYDPLPAYVPLREGPETTPELNERYPLHFITPSANSLLNSNLSDSPYTQQVEKGPTVTLHPEDATTRGISTGDKVRVFNDRGTCLLWARVEEKVRPGVAVSLGQWWSTRCPGGANTNHTTPDYIADMGGGSAFNTNLVQVEKA
- the icd gene encoding isocitrate dehydrogenase (NADP(+)), with the protein product MVTLKNYSPPDTGDAITLVDGKLKVPDSPVIPFIEGDGIGPDIMSTARRVLDAAVKAAYGGKRNIVWFEVFAGAKALEKFNELIPEDTFEAIRHFHVAMKGPLSTPVGKGFRSLNVTTRQTLDLYACVRPVRYIPGMPSPVKHPEKVDMVIFRENTEDVYAGIEWPQGSKEALRIIEVIGNELNIKIPEDSGIGIKPISIRRTKRLMRKAMEYALAHKRKTVTIVHKGNIMKYTEGAFRNWAYELAREEYGHCAITAKQLADEYGGKQPEGKILVNDKIADEMFRFVLMRPEECDVLAMPNLNGDYLSDAVNAQVGGIGIAPSANISDTMGVFESAHGSAPKYAGQNKVNPSALTLSGAMMLEYIGWDEAAGRILSSIAKTISEKKVTYDLARLMEGAEELSTSGFGDELIKNMS